A section of the Saccharomyces paradoxus strain CBS432 chromosome XII sequence genome encodes:
- the PUF3 gene encoding mRNA-binding protein PUF3 (Protein of the mitochondrial outer surface~similar to YLL013C) → MEMDMDMDMELASIVSSLSALSNGNNNGGQAGAIVSGSAAGSQQIGGFRRSSFTTANEVDSEILLLHGSSESSPIFKKTALSVGTAPPFSTNSKKFFGNGGNYYQYRSNDTASLSSTSYSNYHTHHAAGNLGKNNKVNHLLGQYSASIAGPVYYNGNDNSNSGGEGFFEKFGKSLIDGTRELETQDRPEAAANQSQFIPKNVSNASLDTQSTFDQTAQSDTNFNKLNRNTTNSGSLYHSSSNSGSSASLESENAHYPKRNIWNVANTPVFRPGNNPALVGAPNVVLPNQQDGPANNNFPPYMNGFPPNQFHQGPHYQNFSNYLIGSPSNFISQMISVQVPANEDTEDSNGKKKKKANRPSSVSSPSSPPNNTPFPFAYPNPMMFIPPPPPSAPQQQQQQQQQQQQQQQQQQQQQQDQQQQQENPYIYYPSPNPVPVKVAKDEKNFKKRNNKNHSANNANNSNKQANPYLESFAASKNSSKKNTSSKSNEPGTNNHKSHSQSPPQQQQQQTYHRSPLLEQLRNSGSDKNSNSNMSLKDIFGHSLEFCKDQHGSRFIQRELATSPASEKEVIFNEIRNDAIELSNDVFGNYVIQKFFEFGSKIQKDTLVEQFKGNMKQLSLQMYACRVIQKALEFIDSNQRIELVLELSDSVLQMIKDQNGNHVIQKAIETIPIEKLPFILSSLTGHIYHLSTHSYGCRVIQRLLEFGSSEDQKNILNELKDFIPYLIQDQYGNYVIQYILQQDQFTNKEMVDIKQEIIETVANNVVEYSKHKFASNVVEKSILYGSKDQKNLIMSMILPRDKNHALNLEDGSPMILMIKDQFANYVIQKLVNVSEGEGKKLIVIAIRAYLDKLNKSNSLGNRHLASVEKLAALVENAEV, encoded by the coding sequence ATGGAAATGGACATGGATATGGATATGGAACTCGCATCAATAGTGTCTTCTTTAAGCGCCCTATCCAATGGTAACAATAACGGCGGCCAGGCCGGCGCCATTGTGAGCGGCAGTGCTGCCGGCTCACAACAAATCGGCGGTTTCAGAAGGTCGAGTTTTACCACGGCGAATGAGGTAGATTCAGAGATCTTGCTGCTTCACGGTTCCAGTGAATCTTCACCGATCTTTAAGAAAACTGCCCTATCTGTTGGTACGGCTCCGCCATTCTCTACAAACTCAAAGAAGTTTTTTGGCAACGGCGGCAATTATTACCAGTACAGATCAAACGACACCGCCTCCCTGTCATCCACATCCTACAGCAACTATCATACGCACCATGCAGCGGGTAACCTTGggaaaaacaataaagtCAACCATCTTTTAGGTCAGTATTCAGCTTCCATTGCTGGACCCGTTTACTACAATGGCAATGACAACAGCAACTCTGGCGGGGAAGgattttttgagaaattcGGGAAGTCTTTAATTGACGGTACAAGAGAACTGGAAACTCAAGATAGGCCAGAAGCTGCTGCTAATCAGTCTCAGTTCATACCAAAAAATGTCTCTAACGCTAGCTTAGACACTCAAAGCACTTTTGACCAAACTGCCCAATCTGACACAAActtcaacaaattgaatAGGAACACCACAAATAGTGGCTCTCTTTACCACTCCAGTTCGAATTCAGGCTCCTCTGCGTCTTTGGAATCAGAAAATGCTCATTACcccaaaagaaatatttggaaTGTAGCCAACACTCCGGTGTTTAGACCTGGTAACAACCCGGCTCTTGTTGGGGCCCCAAATGTGGTGCTGCCCAACCAACAAGATGGGCCTGCAAATAACAATTTTCCCCCCTACATGAATGGCTTTCCACCAAACCAATTTCATCAGGGCCCTCATTACCAAAACTTCTCCAACTATTTGATCGGGTCTCCTTCAAATTTCATTTCCCAAATGATTTCAGTACAGGTGCCGGCGAATGAAGATACCGAAGACTCTAAtggtaagaaaaagaagaaagcaAACAGGCCTTCTTCTGTCTCTTCACCTTCGTCTCCACCAAACAACACTCCGTTCCCATTTGCCTACCCCAACCCAATGATGTTTATACCACCTCCGCCACCATCTGCCCCccaacagcaacagcaacagcaacagcaacagcaacagcaacagcaacagcaacagcaacaacaacaagatcaacagcagcaacaggAGAATCCTTATATTTACTACCCCTCTCCAAATCCTGTACCAGTCAAAGTGGCCAAGGAcgaaaaaaacttcaagaaaaggaacaaCAAGAACCATTCTGCAAATAACgccaacaacagcaacaagcAGGCAAACCCTTATTTAGAGAGCTTTGCAGCTTCAAAGAATTCTTCCAAGAAGAATACATCTTCCAAGTCTAATGAGCCAGGGACCAATAACCATAAATCTCATTCTCAAAGTCCAccacaacagcaacagcagcaaaCGTATCATCGGTCACCGTTGTTAGAGCAACTTAGAAACAGTGGTTCTGacaaaaattcaaactcGAATATGTCATTAAAAGACATTTTCGGCCATTCTTTGGAGTTTTGCAAAGATCAACATGGTTCGCGGTTCATTCAGCGCGAATTAGCCACTTCACCAGCTTCAGAAAAGGAGGTTATATTCAACGAGATCCGCAATGATGCCATTGAACTTTCGAACGATGTTTTTGGTAACTACGTCATacaaaaattctttgaatttggtAGCAAAATTCAGAAAGATACTTTGGTGGAGCAATTTAAAGGTAACATGAAGCAGTTATCTTTGCAAATGTACGCATGCCGTGTCATCCAAAAGGCGCTGGAATTTATCGATTCCAATCAAAGAATTGAGTTGGTCCTGGAACTATCTGATTCCGTTTTACAAATGATTAAAGACCAAAACGGTAATCACGTTATCCAAAAGGCCATCGAAACAATTCCTATAGAAAAATTACCCTTTATTTTAAGTTCTTTAACTGGCCACATATACCATCTATCTACTCACTCCTACGGCTGTCGAGTAATCCAAAGATTGTTGGAGTTTGGTTCAAGTGAAGATCAGAAAAACATTTTAAATGAATTGAAAGACTTCATACCCTATCTAATTCAAGACCAATATGGTAACTATGTTATTCAATACATTTTACAACAAGACCAATTTACCAATAAGGAAATGGTCGATATCAAACAAGAAATCATAGAAACTGTAGCCAATAATGTTGTCGAATATTCTAAACATAAATTTGCCTCCAACGTGGTCGAAAAATCTATTCTTTATGGCTCTAAAGATCAGAAGAATTTAATAATGTCTATGATTTTACCAAGGGACAAAAACCATGCCTTAAATCTGGAAGATGGTTCTCCAATGATTTTAATGATCAAGGATCAATTCGCCAATTATGTGATCCAAAAATTAGTTAACGTTTCTGAGGGTGAGGGTAAGAAATTAATCGTCATTGCCATTAGAGCGTATTTGGATAAGCTAAACAAATCTAACTCTTTGGGAAATAGACATTTAGCCAGTGTTGAAAAACTTGCGGCGTTGGTTGAAAATGCAGAGGTGTAA
- the SOF1 gene encoding rRNA-processing protein SOF1 (Protein required for biogenesis of 40S (small) ribosomal subunit~similar to YLL011W), producing the protein MKIKTIKRSADDYVPVKSTQESQMPRNLNPELHPFERAREYTKALNATKLERMFAKPFVGQLGYGHRDGVYAIAKNYGSLNKLATGSADGVIKYWNMSTREEFVSFKAHYGLITGLCVTQPHFHDKKPDLKNQNFMLSCSDDKTVKLWSINVDDYSNKSSSDNDSVTNEEGLVRTFDGESAFQGIDSHRENSTFATGGAKIHLWDVNRLKPVSNLSWGADNITSVKFNQNETDILASTGSDNSIVLYDLRTNSPTQKIVQTMRTNAICWNPMEAFNFVTANEDHNAYYYDMRNLSRSLNVFKDHVSAVMDVDFSPTGDEIVTGSYDKSIRIYRTNHGHSREIYHTKRMQHVFQVKYSMDSKYIISGSDDGNVRLWRSKAWERSNVKTTREKNKLEYDEKLKERFRHMPEIKRISRHRHVPQVIKKAQEIKNIELSSIKRREANERRTRKDMPYISERKKQIVGTVHKYEDPGRGRKRRKEDDKRDTQEE; encoded by the coding sequence ATGAAGATCAAGACCATTAAAAGAAGTGCTGATGACTATGTTCCTGTTAAGAGCACGCAGGAATCTCAAATGCCTAGGAATCTGAACCCTGAATTGCATCCCTTCGAAAGAGCACGTGAATATACCAAAGCTTTGAATGCCACcaaattggaaagaatGTTTGCTAAACCTTTTGTAGGGCAATTAGGATACGGTCACAGAGATGGTGTTTATGCTATTGCCAAGAATTATGGTAGTTTGAATAAATTGGCTACTGGTTCTGCAGATGGTGTGATTAAATACTGGAACATGTCTACTAGAGAAGAATTCGTTTCCTTTAAGGCACATTATGGACTCATTACTGGTCTTTGTGTCACACAGCCTCATTTTCATGACAAGAAAccagatttgaaaaatcaaaacttCATGTTATCTTGTAGTGATGACAAAACCGTCAAATTATGGTCAATAAATGTCGATGATTACTCCAATAAAAGCTCTAGTGATAACGATTCTGTTACCAACGAGGAGGGCTTAGTCCGTACTTTTGACGGTGAATCTGCATTTCAGGGTATCGACTCGCACAGAGAAAATTCTACGTTTGCCACAGGTGGGGCCAAGATCCATCTTTGGGATGTTAACAGATTGAAGCCGGTTTCCAATCTATCCTGGGGAGCGGACAACATCACCAGTGTGAAATTCAACCAAAATGAAACCGATATTTTGGCAAGTACTGGCAGTGATAATTCTATTGTCCTTTATGACTTGAGAACAAACTCTCCAACACAAAAGATTGTTCAAACAATGAGGACAAATGCTATTTGTTGGAATCCAATGGAGGCTTTCAACTTTGTAACTGCCAATGAAGATCATAACGCTTACTATTATGATATGAGGAATCTATCGCGTTCATTGAATGTATTTAAAGATCACGTCAGTGCAGTAATGGATGTAGACTTTTCTCCTACGGGGGATGAGATTGTTACTGGTTCATACGATAAGAGTATCAGAATATATAGGACGAATCATGGACATTCGAGAGAAATTTATCATACGAAGAGAATGCAGCATGTTTTCCAGGTTAAATATTCCATGGATTCTAAGTATATTATCAGTGGGTCTGATGATGGGAATGTTAGGTTATGGAGAAGCAAAGCTTGGGAGAGGTCGAATGTCAAAACTACCCgtgaaaagaataaattaGAATATGacgaaaaattgaaagaaagatttAGACATATGCCAGAGATTAAAAGAATCAGTAGACATAGACATGTACCACAAGTCATCAAAAAGGCTCAAGAAATTAAGAATATTGAGTTGAGTTCTATAAAGAGAAGAGAAGCTAATGAAAGGCGTACTAGGAAGGACATGCCATACATTtctgaaagaaagaaacaaatCGTGGGTACCGTGCACAAATATGAAGATCCAGGAAGAGGcaggaaaagaagaaaggaagaCGATAAACGTGATACTCAAGAAGAGTAG
- the BPT1 gene encoding ATP-binding cassette bilirubin transporter BPT1 (ABC type transmembrane transporter of MRP/CFTR family~similar to YLL015W): MSSLKVADGCPYGYRPYPDSVTNALNPCFVSVVSTWQAAFFLLFGSYQLWKLYKNEKVPPRLKNFPISPSKIRSRHLTHLTNVCFQSTLIICQLALVSQSIDRVYPSILKKALYLNLLFNLGISLPTQYLTYFKSTFSMGNQLFYYMFQILLQLFLILQGHYHGSSNTKLTVISGQTAMILELLLLFNSVAIFVYDLCFFEPIHELSEYYKKNGWYPPVHVLSYITFIWMNKLIVETYRNKKIKDPNQLPLPPVNLNIKSISKEFKGNWELEKWLNRNSLWRAIWKSFGRTISVAMLYETTSDLLSVVQPQFLRIFIDGFNPESSSKYPPLNGVFIALTLFVISVVSVFLTNQFYIGIFEAGLGIRGSLAALVYQKSLRLTLAERNDKSTGDILNLMSVDVLRIQRFFENAQTIIGAPIQIIVVLTSLYWLLGKAVIGGLITMAIMMPINAFLSRKVKKLSKTQMRYKDMRIKTITELLNAIKSIKLYAWEEPMMARLNHVRNDMELKNFRKIGIVSNLIYFAWNCVPLMVTCSTFGLYSLFSDSPLSPAIVFPSLSLFNILNSAIYSVPSMINTIIETSVSMERLKAFLLSDEIDDSFIERTDPSADERSLPAIEMNNITFLWKSKEAIASSQLGDNSRTDEESIIGSSQIALKSIDHFEAKKGDLVCIVGRVGAGKSTFLRAILGQLPCMSGSRESIAPKLIIRSSSLAYCSQESWIMNASVRENILFGHKFDKNYYQLTIKACQLLPDLKILPDGDETLVGEKGISLSGGQKARLSLARAVYSRADIYLLDDILSAVDAEVSKNIIEYVLIGKTALLKNKTIILTTNTVSILKHSQMIYALENGEIVEQGNYEDVMNRENNTSKLKKLLEEFDSPIDNENESDVQTEHRSESDVDEPLQLKVVESETEDEVVRESELELVKANSRRASLATLRPRPFVGAQLDSVKKTAQEVEKTEVGRVKTKVYLAYIKACGVSGVVLFFLFMILTRVFDLAENFWLKYWSESNEKNGSNERVWMFVGVYSLIGVASAAFNNLRSIMMLLYCSIRGSKKLHESMAKSVIRSPMTFFETTPVGRIINRFSSDMDAVDSNLQYIFSFFFKSILTYLVTVILVGYNMPWFLVFNMFLVVIYIYYQTFYIVLSRELKRLISISYSPIMSLMSESLNGYSIIEAYDHFERFIYLNYEKIQYNIDFVFNFRSTNRWLSVRLQTIGATIVLATAILALATMNTKRQLSSGMVGLLMSYSLEVTGSLTWIVRTTVMIETNIVSVERIVEYCELPPEAPSINPEKRPDKNWPSKGSIEFKNYSTKYRQNLDPVLNDINVKIKPCEKVGIVGRTGAGKSTLSLALFRMLEPMEGKIIIDGIDISSIGLFDLRSHLAIIPQDAQAFEGTVKTNLDPFNRYSESELKRAVEQAHLKPHLEKMLENKPRGDDSSSEENDNVKDILDVKINENGNNLSVGQRQLLCLARALLNRSKILVLDEATASVDMETDKIIQDTIRREFKDRTILTIAHRIDTVLDSDRIIVLDQGNVKEFDSPSKLLSDKTSIFYSLCEKGGYLKQ; encoded by the coding sequence ATGTCTTCACTAAAAGTGGCAGACGGGTGTCCCTATGGGTACCGACCATATCCAGATAGTGTGACTAATGCATTAAACCCATGTTTCGTATCCGTAGTTTCGACATGGCAAGCGGCCTTTTTCCTATTGTTTGGCAGCTATCAATTGTGGAAACTTTATAAGAACGAAAAAGTACCACCCAGATTAAAGAACTTTCCCATATCCCCAAGTAAAATTAGGAGTCGACATCTAACGCATTTGACTAATGTTTGCTTTCAATCTACGCTTATAATCTGTCAACTGGCCTTAGTGTCTCAATCAATTGATAGGGTTTATCCATCTATACTTAAGAAGGCTCTGTACTTGAATctccttttcaatttgggTATTTCTCTTCCTACTCAATACTTGACGTATTTCAAAAGTACATTTTCAATGGGCAACCAGCTTTTCTACTACATGTTTCAGATTCTTCTACAACTTTTCCTGATATTGCAAGGGCACTACCATGGTTCCAGTAACACAAAACTTACTGTTATTAGCGGACAGACTGCTATGATTCTAGAACTTCTCCTTCTCTTCAATTCAGTTGcaatttttgtttatgaCCTGTGCTTTTTTGAGCCAATTCACGAATTATCTGAAtactacaaaaaaaatgggtgGTACCCCCCCGTCCATGTACTATCTTATATTACATTTATCTGGATGAACAAGTTAATTGTGGAAACCTACCGtaataagaaaatcaaGGATCCTAACCAACTACCATTACCGCCAGtgaatttgaatattaAGTCAATAAGTAAGGAATTTAAGGGAAATTGggaattggaaaaatggCTGAATAGAAACTCTCTTTGGAGGGCTATTTGGAAATCATTCGGCAGAACTATTTCGGTGGCTATGCTATACGAAACGACATCTGATTTACTTTCCGTAGTACAGCCCCAGTTCCTACGGATATTCATAGATGGTTTCAACCCAGAATCATCTTCTAAATATCCTCCTTTAAATGGTGTATTTATTGCTTTGACGCTTTTTGTAATTAGCGTGGTTTCTGTGTTCCTAACAAATCAATTTTATATTGGGATTTTTGAGGCTGGTTTGGGGATAAGAGGCTCTTTAGCTGCTTTAGTATACCAGAAGTCTTTAAGACTGACGCTAGCAGAGCGTAACGATAAATCCACTGGTGACATCTTAAATTTGATGTCTGTGGATGTATTAAGGATCCAGAGGTTTTTTGAGAATGCTCAAACCATCATTGGCGCTCCTATTCAGATTATAGTTGTATTAACGTCCCTCTACTGGTTGTTAGGAAAGGCTGTTATCGGGGGGTTGATTACTATGGCTATAATGATGCCCATCAACGCCTTTTTATCgagaaaagtaaaaaagcTATCAAAGACCCAGATGAGATATAAGGACATGAGGATTAAGACAATAACGGAGCTATTAAATGCTATAAAATCTATTAAATTGTACGCTTGGGAGGAACCTATGATGGCAAGATTAAATCATGTTCGTAACGACAtggaattaaaaaattttcgcAAAATTGGTATAGTGAGCAACCTGATATATTTTGCCTGGAATTGTGTTCCTTTAATGGTGACCTGCTCCACATTTGGcttatattctttatttagCGATTCACCATTATCTCCTGCCATTGTTTTCCCTTCATTATctttatttaatattttgaacAGTGCCATCTATTCGGTTCCATCCATGATAAACACCATCATAGAGACAAGTGTTTCTATGGAAAGATTAAAGGCATTTTTACTTAGTGACGAAATTGATGACTCGTTTATTGAACGTACTGATCCTTCAGCGGATGAGAGATCGTTACCTGCCATAGAGATGAATAATATTACGTTTTTATGGAAGTCGAAGGAAGCGATAGCATCTAGCCAACTTGGAGATAACTCGAGGACAGATGAAGAATCTATTATTGGATCTTCTCAGATTGCATTGAAGAGCATTGATCATTTTGAAGCGAAAAAGGGTGATTTAGTTTGTATTGTTGGTCGGGTAGGAGCTGGTAAATCAACGTTTTTGAGGGCAATTCTTGGTCAACTTCCTTGCATGAGCGGTTCTAGAGAGTCGATAGCCCCCAAACTAATCATTAGATCATCGTCCCTAGCGTATTGTTCACAAGAATCCTGGATAATGAACGCATCTGTAAGGGAAAACATCCTATTTGGTCACAAATTCGATAAGAATTATTATCAACTTACAATCAAAGCATGTCAATTGCTCCCcgatttgaaaatcttgCCAGATGGTGATGAAACTTTGGTGGGTGAAAAGGGTATTTCTCTATCAGGCGGTCAAAAAGCTCGTCTTTCATTAGCCAGAGCCGTGTATTCGAGAGCAGATATTTACTTGCTGGATGACATTTTATCTGCTGTTGATGCAGAGGTtagtaaaaatattattgagtATGTTTTGATCGGAAAGACGgctttattgaaaaataaaacgaTTATTTTAACCACTAATACTGTATCAATATTAAAACATTCACAGATGATATATGCGCTAGAAAATGGTGAAATCGTCGAACAAGGGAATTATGAGGATGTGATGAACCGTGAAAATAATActtcaaaattaaaaaaactaCTGGAGGAATTTGATTCTCCCATTGataacgaaaatgaaagcGATGTGCAAACTGAACACCGATCCGAAAGTGATGTGGATGAACCTTTGCAGCTTAAAGTAGTTGAATCTGAAACTGAGGATGAGGTGGTTCGTGAGAGTGAATTAGAACTGGTCAAAGCCAATTCTAGAAGAGCTTCTCTAGCTACACTAAGACCTAGACCCTTTGTCGGAGCACAATTGGATTCCGTGAAGAAGACGGCGCAAGAGGTCGAAAAGACCGAGGTTGGGAGAGTTAAGACAAAGGTCTATCTTGCATATATTAAAGCGTGTGGGGTTTCAGGtgttgttttattttttttgtttatgatTTTAACGAGAGTTTTTGATTTAGCAGAGAATTTTTGGCTAAAGTATTGGTCAGAatctaatgaaaaaaatggttcGAACGAAAGGGTTTGGATGTTTGTTGGTGTATATTCCTTGATTGGGGTAGCGTCGGCCGCATTCAATAACTTGCGGAGCATTATGATGTTATTGTATTGTTCTATAAGGGGCTCTAAAAAACTGCATGAAAGCATGGCAAAATCTGTAATTAGGAGTCCTATGACTTTCTTTGAGACTACTCCAGTTGGAAGAATCATAAACAGATTCTCATCTGATATGGATGCAGTGGACAGTAATCTACAGTacattttctcttttttttttaagtcAATACTTACCTATTTGGTCACTGTTATATTGGTTGGGTACAATATGCCATGGTTTTTAGTGTTCAACATGTTCTTGGTGGTGATCTACATTTACTATCAAACGTTTTACATTGTGTTATCGAGAGagttgaaaagattgattAGCATATCTTACTCGCCGATTATGTCCCTAATGAGTGAGAGCTTAAACGGTTATTCCATTATTGAAGCATACGATCATTTTGAGAGGTTCATCTATCtaaattatgaaaaaattcaatataACATCGATTTCGTCTTCAACTTTAGGTCAACGAATAGATGGTTGTCCGTGAGGTTGCAAACCATCGGTGCCACGATTGTATTGGCTACTGCAATCTTAGCACTAGCAACAATGAATACTAAAAGGCAACTAAGTTCGGGTATGGTTGGTCTGTTGATGAGCTACTCATTAGAGGTCACAGGCTCATTGACTTGGATCGTAAGAACTACTGTGATGATTGAAACCAACATTGTATCGGTAGAAAGAATTGTTGAGTACTGTGAATTACCACCTGAAGCTCCATCCATTAATCCCGAAAAGAGGCCAGATAAAAATTGGCCATCAAAGGGCAGTattgaattcaaaaattattctACAAAATACAGACAAAATCTAGATCCAGTGCTGAATGATATTAACGTGAAAATTAAGCCATGTGAAAAGGTCGGAATTGTTGGCAGAACAGGTGCAGGGAAGTCTACACTGAGTCTGGCGTTATTTAGAATGCTAGAGCCAATGGAAGgtaaaattattattgacGGCATCGATATATCCAGCATAGGTTTGTTTGATTTAAGAAGCCATTTGGCCATTATTCCTCAGGATGCACAGGCTTTTGAAGGTACGGTAAAGACCAATTTGGATCCTTTCAATCGTTATTCGGAAAGTGAGCTTAAGAGGGCTGTTGAGCAAGCGCATCTAAAGCCtcatttggaaaaaatgcTTGAGAACAAACCAAGAGGTGACGATAGTTCTAGTGAAGAGAATGACAACGTTAAAGATATTCTGGATGTCAAGATTAATGAGAACGGTAATAATTTGTCAGTGGGGCAAAGACAGCTACTATGTTTGGCAAGAGCGTTGCTAAATCGTTCCAAAATATTGGTTCTTGATGAAGCAACCGCTTCCGTAGATATGGAAACGGACAAAATCATTCAAGATACCATCAGAAGAGAATTCAAGGACCGTACTATTTTAACAATTGCACACCGTATCGACACTGTGTTGGACAGTGATAGAATCATTGTTCTTGATCAGGGCAACGTGAAAGAATTCGATTCACCCTCGAAATTATTATCTGATAAAACATCTATTTTTTACAGTCTTTGTGAGAAAGGTGGGTATTTGAAACAATGA
- the YEH1 gene encoding sterol esterase (Steryl ester hydrolase~similar to YLL012W) yields the protein MGVSTVLKRARNLLATFIVCCFMAVVLVLALARHFINEHRDTRSSSTQIEVSDESKRNVHHDHVLTRTNAYSTPYLDLEHDKKNGIVYDHTRTVIRKKNREEGPSSLHKNLFHKFLTKLIFRFIEKEKVAEGVTQGKFNNSNNEIANHEPIFEKVPVHSDDPLQNLILSEDLTLVADLNYYFNQYNIQIEEFRLETEDGFVIDLWHLIPKYRTTDSDKKKRPPILMLHGLLQSSGSFASNGRKSLAYFLYQSGYDIWLGNNRCGFRPEWNDAKVPTLASRWDWDLREMVKYDLTLLIDTVLAKTQFEKLTLISHSQGTTQGFMGLVNEDKFFPPGSGSKDSFFTSKIANYIALAPAVYPGPLLNEKLFVKLMTKEIDNPWFFGETSFFEIMMIVRNLCVGESLFSFVCYTIFNYLFDWNDTLWDTALRDRHFLFSPVHVSVKLMQWWLSPDPNKVSFKFGSHKMFPDNVKWFSDASNAPNIYLFVPKQDRLVDGERLINHFVNVESNVNCKIWYIDEYAHIDVLWAHDVIERIGKPILQNLNNYYSKKPSSAFESDCSDTEVETELEMVAEKA from the coding sequence ATGGGTGTTTCAACGGTGTTGAAAAGGGCTAGGAATTTACTAGCAACGTTCATAGTATGCTGTTTTATGGCAGTAGTGCTTGTCCTGGCGCTGGCACGCCATTTTATAAATGAGCATAGAGACACTAGGAGCTCATCGACACAGATTGAAGTTAGCGATGAGAGTAAAAGAAACGTGCACCATGACCACGTTCTTACGAGGACCAATGCTTACTCGACGCCATACCTTGATTTGGAACATGACAAGAAAAACGGCATCGTTTACGATCACACAAGAACGGTGATCCGTAAAAAGAACCGCGAGGAGGGGCCCTCGTCGCTGCATAAGAACCTTTTTCACAAATTTTTAACAAAGCTTATTTTTAGGTTTATcgagaaagaaaaagttgcAGAAGGTGTAACGCAGGGGAAGTTCAATAACAGCAACAATGAAATTGCCAATCATGaaccaatttttgaaaaagttcccGTTCATTCTGACGATCCATTACAGAATCTAATTCTATCGGAGGACTTAACATTAGTTGCCGATCtcaattattattttaacCAGTATAACATCCAAATAGAGGAGTTTAGATTGGAGACTGAGGACGGGTTTGTTATAGATTTGTGGCACTTGATACCAAAATATAGAACGACTGATTCagacaagaagaagagacCACCCATTTTGATGCTACACGGTCTTTTGCAAAGTAGTGGTTCTTTCGCATCCAATGGTAGGAAATCTCTGGCATATTTTCTGTATCAGTCCGGTTACGATATCTGGTTAGGGAATAACAGATGTGGATTTAGGCCGGAATGGAACGATGCGAAAGTACCGACATTGGCTTCCAGATGGGACTGGGACCTTCGCGAAATGGTCAAGTACGATTTAACTCTGTTGATCGATACCGTCTTGGCTAAGACGCAGTTTGAAAAGCTTACCTTGATCTCGCATTCTCAAGGCACTACACAGGGGTTTATGGGCTTAGTCAATGAAGATAAGTTCTTCCCTCCCGGTTCAGGATCTAAGGACTCGTTTTTCACTTCTAAGATCGCTAACTATATTGCCTTGGCCCCTGCAGTGTATCCCGGTCCTTTGCTAAACGAGAAATTGTTTGTTAAGCTTATGACAAAGGAAATCGACAATCCTTGGTTCTTTGGTGAAACAAGTTTTTTTGAGATAATGATGATTGTAAGAAATTTGTGCGTTGGTGAGAGcttgttttcctttgtcTGTTACACGATCTTCAATTACCTATTTGATTGGAACGATACCCTTTGGGACACCGCATTAAGAGATCGCCATTTCCTGTTTTCACCAGTCCATGTTTCAGTGAAGTTGATGCAATGGTGGCTGTCGCCCGACCCCAACAAAGTAAGTTTTAAATTCGGTTCCCATAAGATGTTCCCTGATAATGTTAAGTGGTTTTCAGACGCGTCAAACGCTCCAAACATCTACTTATTTGTTCCGAAACAAGATAGATTGGTGGACGGAGAAAGATTAATTAATCATTTCGTTAATGTGGAATCAAATGTCAACTGCAAGATCTGGTACATTGATGAGTACGCTCACATTGATGTCCTATGGGCACATGATGTCATAGAGAGAATTGGCAAACCAATTTTACAGAATTTGAATAACTATTACTCCAAGAAGCCATCCAGCGCCTTTGAAAGTGATTGTTCAGATACAGAGGTAGAAACGGAGCTAGAAATGGTTGCTGAGAAGGCTTGA
- the EMC6 gene encoding Emc6p (Member of conserved ER transmembrane complex~similar to YLL014W) yields MSSNEEVFSQINATANVVDNKKRLLFVQDSSALVLGLVAGFLQIESVNGFIWFLVLYNLINVIYIVWICQLQPGKFYQSPIQDIFFESFFREITGFVMAWTFGYALIG; encoded by the coding sequence ATGAGCTCAAATGAAGAGGTCTTTAGTCAGATAAACGCAACTGCGAATGTGGTCGATAATAAGAAGCGTTTGTTGTTCGTGCAAGATAGTTCTGCACTAGTTCTAGGGCTTGTTGCAGGATTTTTGCAGATCGAATCAGTCAATGGGTTCATTTGGTTCCTAGTTCTGTACAACTTGATTAATGTCATTTACATTGTTTGGATCTGTCAATTGCAACCAGGAAAGTTCTACCAAAGCCCGATTCAAGACATTTTCTTCGAATCATTTTTTAGAGAGATAACTGGTTTTGTCATGGCGTGGACATTTGGATACGCCCTAATTGGATGA